A genomic window from Silurus meridionalis isolate SWU-2019-XX chromosome 21, ASM1480568v1, whole genome shotgun sequence includes:
- the tmem222a gene encoding transmembrane protein 222a produces MADVSEVTLDTMKSFQSRYEKIDREQSRYPFCIVWTPIPGLSWFLPFIGHMGICTSSGVIRDFAGPYFVSEDNMAFGKPTKFWRLDKSKVYGGGESVWDMAVHNASEEYKHRMHNLCCDNCHSHVAMALNLMRYNNITSWNMVKLCVLCFIYSRHVSFVGFLKTWLPFLMICGIIVTVTLAFRVDHSV; encoded by the exons ATGGCCGATGTGTCTGAGGTAACTCTGGACACCATGAAGAGCTTCCAGTCCCGATATGAGAAGATCGACCGGGAGCAGAGCAGATACCCGTTCTGTATCGTGTGGACTCCGATCCCCGGACTGTC ATGGTTCCTGCCGTTTATTGGTCACATGGGGATCTGCACATCTTCTGGAGTGATCCGAGACTTCGCAGGTCCATACTTTGTGTCT gagGACAACATGGCATTTGGAAAGCCAACAAA GTTCTGGAGGTTGGATAAGAGTAAGGTGTATGGTggaggtgagagtgtgtgggaCATGGCAGTACACAACGCCTCTGAGGAATATAAACACAGAATG CACAATCTCTGCTGTGATAATTGTCACTCTCACGTTGCCATGGCGCTGAATCTGATGCGCTACAACAACATCACCTCATGGAACATGGTCAAGCTGTGTGTCCTGTGTTTCATCTACAGCAGACACGTCAG TTTTGTGGGATTCCTGAAGACGTGGTTGCCATTCCTGATGATCTGCGGCATAATCGTCACAGTCACACTCGCTTTCAGAGTGGACCACAGCGTCTAA
- the wdtc1 gene encoding WD and tetratricopeptide repeats protein 1 isoform X2 codes for MSQRNISADLLNRQIRENTALSFQRHYHVTDPFIKRLGLEAELQGHSGCVNCLEWNEKGDVLASGSDDQHVMVWDPFRHRKLMSMHTGHAANIFSVKFLPHSGDRILVTGAADTKVHVHDVSVKETIHMFSDHTNRVKRIATAPMWPNTFWSAAEDGFIRQYDLRESSKRSDVLIDLTEYCGQLVEAKCLAVNPRDNNYLAVGANGPFVRLYDIRMIHNHRKSLSQSAGVHTFCDKQKPIPDGAGQYYVAGHLPVKLPDYNNRLRVLVATYVTFSPDGTELLVNMGGEQVYLFDLTFKQRPYTFLLPKKCHSSSEVQNGKTTNGVSNGLHLPANCLKLASNKPCSELPPHLEHIKQQANDAFARQQWTQAIQLYSLGIHTAGQSNAMLYGNRAAAYMKRKWDGDHYDALRDCLKALSLNPAHLKAHFRLARCLFELKYVAEALECLDDFKGKFPEQAHSSACSALDKDIKAALFSKNDSDEKKGGSSFRFHNFSRKESIPEDEIILRERSFDYKHRYCGHCNTTTDIKEANFFGSKGQYIVSGSDDGSFFIWEKETTNLVRVLQGDESIVNCLQPHPSSCFLATSGIDPVVRLWSPRPETDTENGRVVEDMDGASQANQRRMNADPLEVMLLNMGYRITGLSGSHDASDEDDDNTEGQVQCRTS; via the exons ATGAGTCAGAGGAACATCAGTGCCGACTTACTGAACAGACAGATCAgg gaGAACACGGCTCTGAGTTTTCAGAGACACTACCATGTGACTGACCCATTTATAAAACGACTTGGCCTGGAGGCGGAGCTACAG GGTCACTCAGGGTGTGTGAACTGTCTGGAATGGAACGAGAAAGGAGA tgtgttagCTTCAGGTTCTGATGATCAGCATGTGATGGTGTGGGATCCCTTTAGACACAGGAAGTTGATGAGCATGCACACAGGCCATGCTGCAAACATCTTCTCTGTCAAG TTCCTGCCTCACTCTGGAGATCGGATCCTGGTGACCGGAGCTGCAGATACCAAGGTCCATGTTCACGACGTGTCGGTGAAGGAGACCATCCACATGTTCTCTGATCACACAAACAGAGTGAAGCGCATTGCTACTGCCCCCATGTGGCCAAACACCTTCTGGAGCGCAGCAGAGGATGGGttcatcag gcagtaTGATCTGAGAGAGAGCAGTAAACGCTCGGACGTGTTAATAGATCTGACGGAATACTGCGGTCAGCTGGTGGAGGCCAAGTGTCTCGCTGTGAACCCGCGAGATAATAACTACCTCGCCGTGGGTGCTAACGGCCCATTCGTACGCCTTTACGACATCCGCATGATACACAACCACAg GAAGTCTCTGAGTCAGAGTGCAGGAGTTCACACGTTCTGTGACAAACAGAAGCCCATCCCTGATGGAGCAGGACAGTACTACGTCGCAG gtcacCTCCCAGTGAAACTACCGGATTATAATAACAGGCTGCGTGTGCTGGTGGCCACCTACGTGACCTTTAGTCCTGATGGGACAGAGCTGCTGGTGAATATGGGCGGAGAGCAG gTGTATCTGTTTGATCTGACGTTCAAGCAGAGACCATACACCTTCCTGCTGCCCAAGAAGTGCCATTCCTCATCAG AGGTGCAGAATGGGAAAACCACAAACGGAGTGTCTAATGGACTCCATCTTCCTGCCAACTGCCTGAAACTGGCGAGTAATAAACCCTGCAG tGAGCTGCCCCCCCATCTGGAGCACATTAAGCAGCAGGCTAACGATGCGTTTGCGCGTCAACAGTGGACTCAGGCCATCCAGCTGTACAGTTTGGGGATTCACACAGCGGGACAGAGCAACGCCATGCTGTACGGGAACCGTGCCGCTGCCTACATGAAGCGCAAATG GGATGGGGATCATTACGACGCTCTGCGTGACTGTCTGAAGGCTCTGTCTCTTAACCCGGCTCACCTGAAGGCTCACTTCCGTCTGGCTCGTTGTCTGTTTGAGCTGAAGTACGTAGCAGAGGCTCTTGAGTGTCTGGATGACTTTAAAGGGAAATTTCCAGAGCAGGCCCACAGCAGTGCCTGCAGTGCCCTTGACAAGGACATCAAAGCTGCTCTGTTCTCCAAAAACGACTCGG ATGAGAAGAAAGGGGGCAGCTCGTTCCGCTTCCACAACTTCAGCCGTAAAGAGTCGATCCCTGAGGACGAGATCATCCTGAGAGAGCGCAGCTTCGACTACAAACACCGATACTGCGGCCACTGCAACACCACCACTGACATCAAAGAGGCCAACTTCTTCGGCAg taaaggGCAGTACATTGTGAGTGGGTCAGATGATGGCTCGTTTTTTATCTGGGAGAAGGAAACCACCAACCTGGTGCGAGTACTGCAGGGAGATGAGTCTATTGTCAACTGCCTCCAGCCGCATCCTAGCTCCTGTTTCCTGGCAACCAGTGGCATCGACCCGGTGGTGCGGCTCTGGAGCCCCCGACCCGag acggACACTGAGAACGGTCGTGTGGTGGAGGATATGGACGGAGCGTCTCAGGCCAATCAGAGGAGGATGAATGCTGATCCTCTGGAGGTGATGTTGTTGAACATGGGGTATCGTATCACAGGGCTGAGCGGAAGCCATGATGCCTCTGATGAGGACGACGACAACACAGAGGGGCAGGTGCAGTGTCGCACCAGctag
- the wdtc1 gene encoding WD and tetratricopeptide repeats protein 1 isoform X1 encodes MSQRNISADLLNRQIRENTALSFQRHYHVTDPFIKRLGLEAELQGHSGCVNCLEWNEKGDVLASGSDDQHVMVWDPFRHRKLMSMHTGHAANIFSVKFLPHSGDRILVTGAADTKVHVHDVSVKETIHMFSDHTNRVKRIATAPMWPNTFWSAAEDGFIRQYDLRESSKRSDVLIDLTEYCGQLVEAKCLAVNPRDNNYLAVGANGPFVRLYDIRMIHNHRKSLSQSAGVHTFCDKQKPIPDGAGQYYVAGHLPVKLPDYNNRLRVLVATYVTFSPDGTELLVNMGGEQVYLFDLTFKQRPYTFLLPKKCHSSSEVQNGKTTNGVSNGLHLPANCLKLASNKPCSELPPHLEHIKQQANDAFARQQWTQAIQLYSLGIHTAGQSNAMLYGNRAAAYMKRKWDGDHYDALRDCLKALSLNPAHLKAHFRLARCLFELKYVAEALECLDDFKGKFPEQAHSSACSALDKDIKAALFSKNDSADEKKGGSSFRFHNFSRKESIPEDEIILRERSFDYKHRYCGHCNTTTDIKEANFFGSKGQYIVSGSDDGSFFIWEKETTNLVRVLQGDESIVNCLQPHPSSCFLATSGIDPVVRLWSPRPETDTENGRVVEDMDGASQANQRRMNADPLEVMLLNMGYRITGLSGSHDASDEDDDNTEGQVQCRTS; translated from the exons ATGAGTCAGAGGAACATCAGTGCCGACTTACTGAACAGACAGATCAgg gaGAACACGGCTCTGAGTTTTCAGAGACACTACCATGTGACTGACCCATTTATAAAACGACTTGGCCTGGAGGCGGAGCTACAG GGTCACTCAGGGTGTGTGAACTGTCTGGAATGGAACGAGAAAGGAGA tgtgttagCTTCAGGTTCTGATGATCAGCATGTGATGGTGTGGGATCCCTTTAGACACAGGAAGTTGATGAGCATGCACACAGGCCATGCTGCAAACATCTTCTCTGTCAAG TTCCTGCCTCACTCTGGAGATCGGATCCTGGTGACCGGAGCTGCAGATACCAAGGTCCATGTTCACGACGTGTCGGTGAAGGAGACCATCCACATGTTCTCTGATCACACAAACAGAGTGAAGCGCATTGCTACTGCCCCCATGTGGCCAAACACCTTCTGGAGCGCAGCAGAGGATGGGttcatcag gcagtaTGATCTGAGAGAGAGCAGTAAACGCTCGGACGTGTTAATAGATCTGACGGAATACTGCGGTCAGCTGGTGGAGGCCAAGTGTCTCGCTGTGAACCCGCGAGATAATAACTACCTCGCCGTGGGTGCTAACGGCCCATTCGTACGCCTTTACGACATCCGCATGATACACAACCACAg GAAGTCTCTGAGTCAGAGTGCAGGAGTTCACACGTTCTGTGACAAACAGAAGCCCATCCCTGATGGAGCAGGACAGTACTACGTCGCAG gtcacCTCCCAGTGAAACTACCGGATTATAATAACAGGCTGCGTGTGCTGGTGGCCACCTACGTGACCTTTAGTCCTGATGGGACAGAGCTGCTGGTGAATATGGGCGGAGAGCAG gTGTATCTGTTTGATCTGACGTTCAAGCAGAGACCATACACCTTCCTGCTGCCCAAGAAGTGCCATTCCTCATCAG AGGTGCAGAATGGGAAAACCACAAACGGAGTGTCTAATGGACTCCATCTTCCTGCCAACTGCCTGAAACTGGCGAGTAATAAACCCTGCAG tGAGCTGCCCCCCCATCTGGAGCACATTAAGCAGCAGGCTAACGATGCGTTTGCGCGTCAACAGTGGACTCAGGCCATCCAGCTGTACAGTTTGGGGATTCACACAGCGGGACAGAGCAACGCCATGCTGTACGGGAACCGTGCCGCTGCCTACATGAAGCGCAAATG GGATGGGGATCATTACGACGCTCTGCGTGACTGTCTGAAGGCTCTGTCTCTTAACCCGGCTCACCTGAAGGCTCACTTCCGTCTGGCTCGTTGTCTGTTTGAGCTGAAGTACGTAGCAGAGGCTCTTGAGTGTCTGGATGACTTTAAAGGGAAATTTCCAGAGCAGGCCCACAGCAGTGCCTGCAGTGCCCTTGACAAGGACATCAAAGCTGCTCTGTTCTCCAAAAACGACTCGG CAGATGAGAAGAAAGGGGGCAGCTCGTTCCGCTTCCACAACTTCAGCCGTAAAGAGTCGATCCCTGAGGACGAGATCATCCTGAGAGAGCGCAGCTTCGACTACAAACACCGATACTGCGGCCACTGCAACACCACCACTGACATCAAAGAGGCCAACTTCTTCGGCAg taaaggGCAGTACATTGTGAGTGGGTCAGATGATGGCTCGTTTTTTATCTGGGAGAAGGAAACCACCAACCTGGTGCGAGTACTGCAGGGAGATGAGTCTATTGTCAACTGCCTCCAGCCGCATCCTAGCTCCTGTTTCCTGGCAACCAGTGGCATCGACCCGGTGGTGCGGCTCTGGAGCCCCCGACCCGag acggACACTGAGAACGGTCGTGTGGTGGAGGATATGGACGGAGCGTCTCAGGCCAATCAGAGGAGGATGAATGCTGATCCTCTGGAGGTGATGTTGTTGAACATGGGGTATCGTATCACAGGGCTGAGCGGAAGCCATGATGCCTCTGATGAGGACGACGACAACACAGAGGGGCAGGTGCAGTGTCGCACCAGctag